The DNA segment ACCCTACGCTTTGACAAGCTAGCATACTTTCGAAGACGGCTTAAAAAAGCTACGTGTTATATACTCCGTCTATTCCTTCAATAACAAACAAACAATAAAACCAAAAACGCCGGTGCCCCCTATCCAAAGCAAATAAGGCATCAAATTTTGTGCATCCTTTTGTCTAAAATAAAGCCAAAAAATGAAGGCTAAAACAAAATTTACGACCAACACCCACAATTCAGCAAACTGTATACATGGTTTTACAAACTCACTATACCCAGATAAAAAAGTAATTTGAAAAGGAAAAACGTAACTTAAAACCACTTCCGTTTCCTGCGGTCTAAGTAGACTGATACTATCGACTACATTTTTGGATATGGCCTCAAGTGCCAGACATTCTTTCCCCTTGTCTGAAACCACGTTCGTCATCCAGAAAAATGGATTAGCCATGACAATTAAGCGATCCTTTTCGGCATTAAAAACAGGGGTTTTTATGAGTTGGAGTTCATAATTATTGGTGGTAATAAGATAAACCCTGTCTTTCTTATCAAACAAAAAACCATAATGACTTTTATCCTGAGGTTCACGAACTGTAATATGTAATGGCTGAATATCAGCAGGTATATTTATATTTTTAACAAAAGGTTTTCCATTCACCATCTTCAAGTGAAAAATACGATCCTTCGCATCCAACACAAAGTACCCTTCATCATATAATTTTCGAAGCGTTGGATTACCAAAAAGCTTTTTAGCCGGAAAAGCAAAGCCAACACCCTCAAATGCTTGCATAAAAAGTTGACTTTTTTTTATATTAATCTCATTCGTTTCCGGATTTATAAACTCTATTTTGTTTTTAATACGAAAAACATCTCCAGGCATCTCCAGCTTTACCCTTCCCGAAAATGATTCAAACAAAGTATAAATAGGAATAGCAGGTGTACTAATTTCTACCGGGTTATATTTTAAAAAAAACGTTCCGCGACTTATATCCTGCACAGTCACTGCTTGACCATTTATACTATCCGGAAACCTATTGTCTTTAAACAATTGTTTCGCATAAAACAATGGTAAAATACTATCAAATTCAGATTCAGAATATTCTTTTCCTGTTTTTAAGTTTCGTCCAAAAAAACCTTGACCTCCATCATTATAGTCCATGGTACAAAAAGCATTCTCTACCGAGCTATAGTAAGTAAAAACATTACGAGCTGACTGATCGCTTACCATATGGTACAACAATGGCAAAAACCAAGCCAACAGCATGGTACACAATACAATGATCGAATATTTAATAATTTTCATACACTCTAATTAATTTAGCAAAATCCCAATTACCGGTACAAATTATATCCACGATCACATGTGCCGGACAATTTACTTGATCCATGCCGATTTCATATGTGATAAAATGACTTGTTTCACGCATAAACCTAATCTATATTACCATTTTTAAACCGATGAACCGATAATAAACTCAAAGGAAATAATAATATTGCAATACATACTACAAGCCATAGCATGGGTACCATAGCCCCTGGCATAAACGAAAGAAAATATAAACGAATGGTAGCAAAACCCATTATTGAATATATTATTCGCATTTTCCATGTTGGTTCTAGAGTAATACCTGCAACCAATAAGTACGATACCAAACCTGCCAAGTACCAAGGTATTACTGTCTGAAATGTCGACACCACAAATTCAGTTGGGAAATAACAGCAGGAAAAAATATACAAAGCGATGCATTGTACTAAAAATGTAAGCAGTAAAACACCTAAACCATACCCTAGCATTAGTTTAATAATGCTGGATTCTTTTAGAGGTAGGTGCAAAGTCAATTTAATTCGTTTTTGTATAATCTCGGGTACAAACTGAGCTACAGACATACCTATACCTGTGATTACCGGAAAATATTTGATATCCCTAAATAAAAATTGTTTCCGGTTGACAATAATATCCCACAGGTGTTCCATTCCGGCAAAACGAAAGGAACGACCAACAGATATAAATATATAAATCATCAGTAGAACTCCGGTTAATAAAATTCCCATGGAAATAAACCTTGTTTTTTTCCATTCCTTGTATATGAGTGCTTTTTTCATGAACTAGTATTTTCCCGTTAGCCCAATAAAAGCCTCTTCTAAAGTGAGGTTTTCTTCTATCATATTATCTGCTAAAATATTTTTAGAAGAGAACATTTCCAAGAGTTCTTCTTTTTTTAACATTGAATATAGTTCTGTATTTTCTTTAATGGTAACTGGATGAAAGATTCCATCCACTCCATTTAGTTTTTCCACATCTACCGATTTAAGTCGATAACGTTTAAAGTTCGACAACAATTCCTTCACTGGCCTTTGCAATATAATACCTCCGTAATCCATGATCATACAATCATCAATTAAACGTTCCATATCCTGAATAATATGCGAAGTAACAAACACGGTTTTATTTTCAGCCCTGGCATATTCACTGAGGTAATCCACGAACAGCACACGATACCCGGGATCAAGTCCCATGGAAAAGTCATCCAATATCAAGAGCTCTGCGTCCTGCGCCAGTATCAGTCCCAACGCCACCTGAGAACGCTGTCCACATGACATTTGCGAGAGCTTCTGCTTATGGTCAATTTTCAGCATCTTCATTAATTCCCAATAGGCTTCTTTTTTCCATTGGGGATAAAAGGCGGCATAAAATTTTTCTATTTCAGCAATATTCATAAAAGGGTACTGCACATGTCCTTCAATGAGCAAGCCAACTTTTTGTTTGGTTGCTGGAGATAAGTTAGCCGAGTTTTCTCCAAACACAAGACATTCTCCACTGCGCGGTTTCAGGTAACCGTTTAATATATTAATAGTAGTTGTTTTTCCAGTGCCATTCTTTCCCAATAGTCCTAATATACGACCTTGTGGAATCTCAAAGTTTAAGTTCTCATAGATACAGCGATTGCCGTAATAGTGAGTTAGATTTTTACATTGTACGATTGCTTGCATATTTTCTATAATGTGAATCCAATAGCCAGATGAAATGCTGAAAAAGGTAAATCAATATCATATATTTCGTAACAATAAATAGCTTTAATATAAAGTCCGCTAGATCCATCTAAATCCTTATCATAGCGAATTTCTGGTGATAACAATATTTTTTTGCTTGTTAGATACTTATAATTAGGTATCACAAAAGTTTCATTCGCTGTTGGTGCAACAGAGGTACTTGTTTCCAAATCCTTATCTAAATAATACGAGAATATAGTGGATAATTGAGCACTTAAACCAGAAGTATTCATTCTATAATTAAAACCACCATTTAATTTCGTTTGAATAACGCTATATCTCTGAAAAGAAGGAGCTGTAACCAAAGAAATCAAGTGCGTCTCATCATATTTTATATAACCAGCATCCATATCTACGAACCATTGTCTTTTTTCAAGGGGTTGAAACATCATTATCCCAGATAGACCAACTTGATAATTATCTAAAGAATATTTTTTAAGATTGCTGACTAATATACCAGAATTATTATAATTATATTCAGTTCCGTTATTTGATTTTAGTGTCACATACATTTTTAACCTTATATCCTTTAAGTTATCCGATAATAGGTATCCAAGTTCAGAATGATATTGATGAGAATTAAGTTGGTTGACAATATTATTTGAAGTATCTAATTGCTTCAGCGTTGAATAACAGAAATCAGCAGTTGCAAACCATCCTTTATTATTAGCTGGAAATAATTGAATACCTAAACTACCTTGCTCTATCTTATATTTATTTTGGGGTCTATCATTGGCAGTTATTACTGTGGAGTAACGATCATCAAGTGCACCTAACCCTCTCATGTAAAACATCTTACTTCCACCACCCGATCGATAGATCTCAACAATTTGCTCTTGCTTATAACCGCCATACTTTAAATGTAATCCTAACCGTTGCTTACCAACAGGCAAGGTAGCTCCCATAGAAATTTTTAAATCTGATATAGTAGATTTGGGTCTCGGATCCAGTTTTCGATATTCCAGTCCGGAACGATAGTGAGCCTCACCCCCAATACTTAGTTTATTGAATTGCACAGCATAACCACCATTAAAATAGTAATGCTCTCCATAAGAAGTTCGAACAATAGTATCGGCAACTATATATGGATATACCAATAATGGATCTGCCACATTGCTCCACTTAATACCTTCTATTTGTTCATTTTTATAGGCTGCGCTACCCCATAAAACTTCTTTTTTCTTTTTTAATAAAGATTGGGCATGAAACAAATAAGTAGTATGTGCATTTCCTGTTTGGATATGATACAAGCCTTTTGCTTTATCTTTTTCCCATTGTAACGATACATCAGAAAATGAGCTATCTGGATGAAAAAAATAAAAAGAAGGATTATTTAGCATGGATGCCATATAACTCTTTAATTCTTTTGTAAAATAGTTCTGACCAGTGACACTACTTTGGCCAATGGCAAAAGAACCAATCAATATGGATAGTAAAAGAAATGTTATACGCATCATTATCTGGTAAAGAAAAGTAGATGACCTGCCTTCTACAGCAAGTCATCTCTATATTACATTATAAATTCATTATTTATCTTCTATTGTTCCAGGAGAAGGTTCTGCTGTGGGAATGAAGTCAAAGGCAGAATCGTTTGTATCCAACAACACCTTACGTCCGTCACTCTCTACCCTATCCACCTTACGCTTAACAGACTTACCATAACGTGCATCATCACCATCTCCACAATGTGTCCAACTTATATCCAATGAAGGATTCATTATTTTCCATTCAAAACTAGAAGGGGTACTGCACTCAACAGCATCAATAATATACTCATTAGGTACCTTCCAACAGGCACCGCTTCTGTCATAAACATTATCATTAACAATCAACTGATAATCATAGCTATAATCATATTCCTCAACAAAAGTTTCAGGACTTATGTCGTCCATTTTAAATAAAAAATAAGAGGTAAATCCACGGTTGTGCATTGTCCAGGAAGACTTTGATGTAGAAGCCATCTTTACCATATTGGGAACAGTAGGTACATCAGAGTCATAATCGGGTCCATCGTACCATTCGAAATCCGCATGCGATAAATCAAATGAATTAACATTTTCACTAGTATGATCAAGTGCTAAATCACACAATAAAAAAGTCTCACCCGGTTTTACAAGATGCTCTGTACCATTTCCTGGTATTTTATAAATATGCCCAACAACTGCATGTGTTGAGGTTTCATCTGGCGATAATCCAGTCACAAACGTAGAAGTCTTAAACCCAGACTCAGCAATACACAGACCATCCGCATATAAATCCTCTGAAGAGTTGTTATATATCTCTATATAAGCATCCTCTGAATAATTTTTACCTTCTGGTGTTAAACTCCCACTAAAAAAGATTTCGGAGATGACAAATCCAGAGCTTTGCATCACCAAAAACAAATCTAGATTGACTGTTTGATTGGCTCCTCCAAATTCATAATTCTCCTCTAAAGCACGCACCTGAGCGGTCTGATTCGATTCTACACCCATCGCATCAAATGTGGAGTAAGAAACATTCCCTTCTAATTCAATATGGTAAAGTCCGTATTCTAAATTTAATGCAGGCACCGCCATCGATGTTAAGTTCAAGACTGTCTCATAACCAGAGTTGACATTTGTAAGGGTTAAAGTACCGGATTGAAATACAGGACTTTTATCTCCTAAATTTGTTGGATAAGTAATGGTTACCTCAACCTCAGATATGTCTTTACTGTCGTCTTCACAGGCAGTAAAAATTCCCAAAAACAAAAGTGATAATCCAAAAAGTAATTTTTTCATCATTATTTATTTATAGTTTTATATTTAGTTCCATTCCAAAATAAGGATTTGCATAACGACTGATAGTAAAGCCTTCGGCTTGTGAATAATCAGGTGCATAATACAATAGCCTATTCACATAAAATGCTAGTTTCATGCGCTTACCAATTAACTTGGTGACTTTTAAGTTCAACGTCCCTTCATAGGGGATGCGGTTATTTTTAAATGTATTGTCTTCATCATATAAAAAACCCAATATGGGGTCATCTTTATAGGCAGGCAGATAGGGATGTGCAACCTGGTCGTAGCTATAATAATATTCAGGCATACCATCATAATCATTATATTTACGGTCGGTAAACCACATGTTTTGAACTGTGATAGAAAATATCAAGCCCAGTTCTTCCATTTGTGTATCAAAGCGTATGTTGGTATTAAATTGTTTATAAGTCTTGCCGTCATCCCACAAGTAATAACCATAATAAGGGTAATCCTTATCTCCTAGCACAACCTGAGGAACTACGTATCGCCCTTGGCTGAGTTCATACTTGTTGTACAAATAGGCTCCATTTATGGATACCCGTGACTGAATAGCCTCCATACGACCAAGATCTAGCTGGTACTCTATTCCTTTTTTTATTTCCCTTGCGCCATTGGTATACTTTGAATACTTTTCAAACACTTGTCGCTCTTCATAATCAAACATATCAACAGTTGGGGGCGCACTTAATGTGGCTGGATCCGGTCCACTGGACACATCATAAAGCTTATAATCGATGATGGCTATTTCTCGCTGTGACTTAAATCCTTTGTTGGATTCTTCATGGAATGCCAACACATGAAACTTCATTTTGTCCGTACTCAGTCTAAATCCCAACTCTTGCTTCCTATTTCTATTGG comes from the Saccharicrinis fermentans DSM 9555 = JCM 21142 genome and includes:
- a CDS encoding ABC transporter ATP-binding protein, which codes for MQAIVQCKNLTHYYGNRCIYENLNFEIPQGRILGLLGKNGTGKTTTINILNGYLKPRSGECLVFGENSANLSPATKQKVGLLIEGHVQYPFMNIAEIEKFYAAFYPQWKKEAYWELMKMLKIDHKQKLSQMSCGQRSQVALGLILAQDAELLILDDFSMGLDPGYRVLFVDYLSEYARAENKTVFVTSHIIQDMERLIDDCMIMDYGGIILQRPVKELLSNFKRYRLKSVDVEKLNGVDGIFHPVTIKENTELYSMLKKEELLEMFSSKNILADNMIEENLTLEEAFIGLTGKY
- a CDS encoding DUF6850 family outer membrane beta-barrel protein, which translates into the protein MMRITFLLLSILIGSFAIGQSSVTGQNYFTKELKSYMASMLNNPSFYFFHPDSSFSDVSLQWEKDKAKGLYHIQTGNAHTTYLFHAQSLLKKKKEVLWGSAAYKNEQIEGIKWSNVADPLLVYPYIVADTIVRTSYGEHYYFNGGYAVQFNKLSIGGEAHYRSGLEYRKLDPRPKSTISDLKISMGATLPVGKQRLGLHLKYGGYKQEQIVEIYRSGGGSKMFYMRGLGALDDRYSTVITANDRPQNKYKIEQGSLGIQLFPANNKGWFATADFCYSTLKQLDTSNNIVNQLNSHQYHSELGYLLSDNLKDIRLKMYVTLKSNNGTEYNYNNSGILVSNLKKYSLDNYQVGLSGIMMFQPLEKRQWFVDMDAGYIKYDETHLISLVTAPSFQRYSVIQTKLNGGFNYRMNTSGLSAQLSTIFSYYLDKDLETSTSVAPTANETFVIPNYKYLTSKKILLSPEIRYDKDLDGSSGLYIKAIYCYEIYDIDLPFSAFHLAIGFTL
- a CDS encoding DUF4857 domain-containing protein, giving the protein MKIIKYSIIVLCTMLLAWFLPLLYHMVSDQSARNVFTYYSSVENAFCTMDYNDGGQGFFGRNLKTGKEYSESEFDSILPLFYAKQLFKDNRFPDSINGQAVTVQDISRGTFFLKYNPVEISTPAIPIYTLFESFSGRVKLEMPGDVFRIKNKIEFINPETNEINIKKSQLFMQAFEGVGFAFPAKKLFGNPTLRKLYDEGYFVLDAKDRIFHLKMVNGKPFVKNINIPADIQPLHITVREPQDKSHYGFLFDKKDRVYLITTNNYELQLIKTPVFNAEKDRLIVMANPFFWMTNVVSDKGKECLALEAISKNVVDSISLLRPQETEVVLSYVFPFQITFLSGYSEFVKPCIQFAELWVLVVNFVLAFIFWLYFRQKDAQNLMPYLLWIGGTGVFGFIVCLLLKE
- a CDS encoding DUF4876 domain-containing protein encodes the protein MMKKLLFGLSLLFLGIFTACEDDSKDISEVEVTITYPTNLGDKSPVFQSGTLTLTNVNSGYETVLNLTSMAVPALNLEYGLYHIELEGNVSYSTFDAMGVESNQTAQVRALEENYEFGGANQTVNLDLFLVMQSSGFVISEIFFSGSLTPEGKNYSEDAYIEIYNNSSEDLYADGLCIAESGFKTSTFVTGLSPDETSTHAVVGHIYKIPGNGTEHLVKPGETFLLCDLALDHTSENVNSFDLSHADFEWYDGPDYDSDVPTVPNMVKMASTSKSSWTMHNRGFTSYFLFKMDDISPETFVEEYDYSYDYQLIVNDNVYDRSGACWKVPNEYIIDAVECSTPSSFEWKIMNPSLDISWTHCGDGDDARYGKSVKRKVDRVESDGRKVLLDTNDSAFDFIPTAEPSPGTIEDK